A genomic segment from Nicotiana tabacum cultivar K326 chromosome 9, ASM71507v2, whole genome shotgun sequence encodes:
- the LOC107807602 gene encoding E3 ubiquitin-protein ligase RSL1 translates to MSFDVDTEDLKTLAAEQRRELMVARDIDSDLDFAFQLQLQEAISASLSLQPSTSTSTPTPTPLPSNPNPNPSFAEVQSSELLDLEREIDDRKLSELEFRKIRDDLHQRIHDHRVAQEILRMPEDEWENDGDNFERPFGEGTSENVDKEVFRVYFKGLVENYSPKVVFGGIGVAICDSRDELLFEMRKPFYGSAMNRQCIEFKALIEGLNAAIALDLKRVVFYCDYFPIFQFVTGRWSAKQRKVAALLNQVVLLRQKFLFCQPSFVSRNEIMFAFKFAREAMVSQIKKVAESAASGNVYETCVICLEETDIGKIFSVDGCRHRYCVSCMKQHVEVKLLHGMLPKCPHADCNSDLKLSSCSKFLTPKLIDMMKQRIKEASIPVTEKVYCPYPKCSALMSKSDVLEYSKGDFVVAERCGIRKCTTCNGLFCIDCKVPWHSGITCFEYRRRNPNPPEDVKLKNLAAVNLWRQCIKCNHMIELAAGCYHMTCRCGYEFCYTCGAPWKDKKATCSCKLWDEDYILDSDEDGDEFDDDEFDDDDYESDSDDYYGIL, encoded by the exons ATGTCATTTGACGTAGACACTGAAGACCTCAAAACTCTCGCCGCCGAGCAGCGCCGTGAACTCATGGTGGCGCGTGACATCGACTCCGACTTGGACTTCGCCTTTCAACTCCAACTCCAAGAAGCTATTAGCGCCTCCCTCTCTCTTCAACCCTCAACCTCCACCTCCACACCAACCCCCACTCCACTCCCCTCCAACCCCAACCCAAATCCCTCTTTCGCAGAAGTACAGTCATCAGAACTCCTTGATCTCGAGCGAGAAATCGACGATCGCAAGCTCAGTGAATTGGAATTTCGGAAAATTCGCGACGATCTTCACCAGCGAATTCACGATCACCGTGTCGCTCAAGAGATACTTCGTATGCCGGAGGATGAGTGGGAAAATGATGGCGATAATTTCGAGCGTCCTTTCGGGGAAGGCACGTCGGAAAATGTGGATAAGGAGGTTTTTAGGGTTTATTTCAAGGGTTTGGTGGAGAATTATTCACCGAAGGTGGTTTTTGGTGGGATTGGAGTTGCCATTTGCGATTCGAGAGATGAATTGTTGTTCGAAATGAGGAAGCCTTTTTATGGAAGTGCGATGAATCGCCAGTGCATTGAGTTTAAAGCCCTTATTGAGGGTTTGAATGCTGCCATCGCTTTGGATTTGAAAAGGGTCGTTTTCTATTGTGATTACTTTCCCATTTTCCAATTT GTTACAGGCCGATGGTCAGCCAAACAGCGGAAGGTTGCTGCTTTACTAAATCAAGTGGTTCTGCTTCGACAAAAGTTTTTGTTTTGCCAGCCTTCGTTTGTGTCTCGAAATGAAATTATGTTTGCATTTAAATTTGCAAGAGAGGCGATGGTTTCCCAAATTAAGAAAGTAGCTGAGTCAGCTGCTTCTGGGAATGTGTACGAAACTTGTGTTATTTGTTTGGAAGAGACAGATATTGGCAAGATTTTCTCAGTTGATGGTTGTAGGCACCGGTATTGTGTCTCCTGTATGAAACAACATGTTGAAGTGAAGCTGCTTCATGGTATGCTGCCTAAGTGTCCTCATGCGGACTGCAATTCTGATCTAAAACTATCCAGCTGCAGTAAATTTTTGACACCCAAGTTAATTGATATGATGAAGCAACGCATTAAGGAAGCTTCTATCCCTGTGACTGAAAAAGTTTATTGCCCTTACCCAAAGTGCTCAGCATTAATGTCAAAATCTGATGTTTTAGAATATTCTAAGGGGGACTTTGTAGTAGCTGAAAGATGTGGAATCAGGAAATGTACAACATGCAATGGCCTGTTTTGCATCGATTGCAAAGTTCCTTGGCACTCGGGTATCACGTGCTTTGAGTATAGAAGGAGAAATCCTAATCCGCCAGAAGATGTTAAGTTGAAAAATCTGGCAGCAGTGAATTTGTGGCGCCAATGTATAAAGTGCAACCACATGATTGAACTTGCTGCAGGGTGCTATCACATGACTTGCAG ATGTGGGTATGAATTTTGTTATACATGCGGGGCACCATGGAAGGACAAGAAAGCAACTTGCTCCTGTAAACTTTGGGACGAGGATTACATTTTAGATTCTGATGAAGATGGTGatgaatttgatgatgatgaatttgatgatgatgattatGAATCCGATTCTGATGATTACTATGGAATCTTATAG